One stretch of Dyella jiangningensis DNA includes these proteins:
- a CDS encoding DNA-3-methyladenine glycosylase 2 family protein — MADTRDHDLLDIRTCEQARLSRDARFDGLFFTAVTSTRIYCRPVCPAPSPKSQNVRYYGSAAAAEAAGFRPCLRCRPELAPGNDAWQRGDHVIARTLKLMEEGALDESSMEAMAERVGLGARQLRRLFVDRLGAPPISVHTTRRLLFAKQLLTETAMPVTEVALASGFRSLRRFHAAFQQANRIAPRDLRRHPAAVRGDAIALRLGYRPPYDFEAMLAFLRGRSLPGVELVDEHSYSRVFGPAESPGWLRLSAWPGDDHALRLELHCPQPARMLAIVTKLRRMFDLDANPQSIGDALRQSAVLKPLWRKRPGLRLPGGWDGFEIAVRAILGQQVSVAAARTLASRIVQRYGTPVVTGVPGLERLFPGPEALVDVDLREIGLTTARSATVRGVAQALLDGRIDFRSEQPLDEFVERWVALPGIGEWTAHYMAMRALSHPDAFPAADLILRRAATGDGSTLSTKALSSLAEAWRPWRAYSVMHLWRSASDAAKAATKR; from the coding sequence ATGGCTGATACCCGCGACCACGACCTTCTCGATATCCGGACCTGCGAGCAGGCCCGGCTGAGCCGCGATGCGCGCTTCGATGGCTTGTTCTTCACCGCCGTCACCAGCACGCGCATTTATTGCCGACCGGTGTGCCCCGCTCCGTCGCCGAAGTCGCAGAACGTGCGCTACTACGGTAGCGCAGCGGCGGCCGAAGCGGCGGGCTTTCGTCCTTGCCTGCGCTGCCGGCCGGAACTCGCACCGGGTAACGATGCATGGCAGCGCGGCGACCACGTCATCGCACGGACGCTGAAACTGATGGAAGAAGGCGCACTCGACGAATCGTCGATGGAAGCGATGGCCGAGCGCGTGGGCTTGGGTGCACGACAGCTGCGGCGGCTGTTCGTGGACCGCCTCGGTGCACCGCCGATCAGCGTGCACACCACGCGGCGCCTGCTGTTCGCGAAGCAACTGCTGACCGAAACGGCGATGCCGGTGACGGAAGTGGCGCTCGCGTCGGGTTTTCGCAGCCTGCGGCGCTTCCATGCCGCGTTCCAGCAGGCCAATCGCATCGCCCCGCGCGATCTGCGGCGCCATCCCGCCGCGGTGCGCGGTGACGCGATCGCGCTGCGCCTCGGCTATCGACCGCCGTACGATTTCGAGGCGATGCTCGCGTTCCTGCGCGGCCGTTCGCTGCCGGGCGTCGAGCTCGTCGACGAACACAGCTATTCGCGCGTGTTCGGCCCTGCGGAGTCGCCGGGCTGGCTGCGCCTGAGCGCGTGGCCGGGCGACGACCACGCGCTGCGCCTGGAACTGCATTGCCCGCAACCGGCGCGCATGCTCGCCATCGTGACGAAGCTGCGGCGCATGTTCGACCTGGACGCGAATCCGCAGTCGATCGGCGACGCGCTCAGGCAAAGCGCCGTGCTGAAACCGCTGTGGCGCAAGCGCCCCGGCCTGCGCCTGCCCGGCGGATGGGACGGTTTCGAGATCGCCGTGCGCGCGATCCTCGGCCAACAGGTCAGCGTCGCTGCGGCGCGTACGCTGGCGTCGCGCATTGTGCAGCGTTATGGCACGCCGGTCGTCACCGGCGTACCGGGGCTGGAGCGCCTGTTTCCCGGGCCCGAGGCACTTGTCGACGTGGACCTGCGCGAGATCGGCCTGACCACCGCACGATCCGCGACCGTGCGCGGCGTCGCGCAGGCGTTGCTGGATGGACGCATCGATTTCCGCAGCGAACAGCCGCTGGACGAGTTCGTCGAACGCTGGGTCGCGTTGCCGGGCATCGGCGAGTGGACGGCACATTACATGGCGATGCGTGCATTGAGCCACCCCGATGCGTTTCCCGCGGCCGACCTGATTCTCCGGCGCGCCGCAACGGGCGACGGCTCGACCTTGAGCACCAAGGCGTTATCGTCGCTCGCCGAGGCCTGGCGTCCATGGCGCGCGTATTCGGTGATGCATCTGTGGCGCAGCGCCAGTGACGCCGCGAAGGCAGCGACGAAAAGGTGA
- a CDS encoding TenA family transcriptional regulator, whose translation MNTHFERTGPLGDLSSYPQWAQDLVAACEPARRRVRDHAMWDLMGEGRIDAVTMRNFMVGTWSLIERFPSFMALNLLKTQYGRSAGDNMARRWLVRNIRVEQNHAEYWLDWADGSGVPRAEVLDGRPPRGTQAATEWCLEVCGQDSLAAGMLATNYAIEGVTGEWSQKVYDSVAYAESLPSAGRKATLRWLQLHAAYDDTHPWEALEIVCTLMGSRPAPEAVEHLRECVERSYLSLHYGLERCLLQPQMKEVEEQAA comes from the coding sequence ATGAACACTCATTTCGAACGCACCGGACCGCTGGGCGACCTGTCGAGCTACCCCCAATGGGCACAGGATCTGGTCGCGGCCTGCGAACCCGCCCGCCGGCGCGTCCGCGACCACGCGATGTGGGACCTCATGGGCGAGGGACGCATCGACGCCGTCACCATGCGCAACTTCATGGTTGGCACGTGGTCGCTGATCGAGCGCTTTCCATCGTTCATGGCGCTGAACCTGCTGAAGACGCAGTACGGGCGCAGTGCCGGCGACAACATGGCGCGCCGCTGGCTGGTGCGCAACATCCGCGTGGAACAGAACCATGCCGAGTACTGGCTGGACTGGGCCGACGGTTCGGGCGTGCCTCGCGCAGAGGTGCTCGATGGTCGTCCGCCGCGCGGCACGCAGGCGGCGACCGAGTGGTGCCTCGAGGTATGCGGGCAGGACAGCCTGGCCGCCGGCATGCTGGCGACCAACTACGCCATCGAGGGCGTGACCGGCGAGTGGTCGCAGAAGGTCTACGACAGCGTGGCGTATGCCGAGAGCCTGCCGTCGGCAGGACGCAAGGCCACCCTGCGCTGGCTTCAGTTGCACGCCGCCTATGACGATACCCATCCTTGGGAGGCGCTGGAGATCGTCTGCACCTTGATGGGCAGCCGTCCGGCGCCGGAAGCCGTTGAGCACTTGCGCGAATGCGTCGAGCGCAGTTATCTCAGCCTGCACTACGGGCTGGAGCGCTGCCTGTTGCAGCCGCAAATGAAGGAAGTCGAGGAGCAGGCTGCATGA
- a CDS encoding putative bifunctional diguanylate cyclase/phosphodiesterase: protein MDSIRSTSLRPLERRLRPLAYGLVAVIGLILLFTWGALQVQVTLAGFLNGESVWSKAQKQAVIDLSIYAETGNAERLAAFEDNYGLLMSDGWARDAIASGTYDRGEVDRAFERGKIMPQAKPGMIFMLRCCTHVSHMHEAVAVWRAADVPLKQLGAIADELKQAARHGSPDEPETARRLARINALNDELEPLTKRFSLEVAQGAMWLGRVLFGSVVLVASLALLLWLVMARRILIGIRGTEERYSLLFDSAADAIVMVDEATGRILGANRTAMQWTGLSMEALMGKALPELFVPLLHRSDGAVTGELHTRDGEMRPVEMRSSVAYWGTQSVHQSIMRDITERVSLEQQRRIASEAMASIAEGVIIADADRRVTRVNAAHIRMTGFTAQALQDVRFDDLRCMPDGSPLPDSVWETIYTEGNWVGEVRTRRMDGTTYPEWLSISAIREAEGQVQHYVAVINNISTAKANEQRLQYMAAHDPLTGLANRAEFERRCVQAVAAAERDRGMIAVLFIDLDAFKAVNDSYTHAIGDHLLVKVAERIAYELGDKGLAGRIGGDEFTVLMDDLYTREEASAMAGRLLTALAAPVVVGDYELALSASIGIACYPLDGTDVPTLITNADAAMYAAKTEERNAFRFYSPRMQADARRRIALASELRKALAEDEFHLQFQPTVEMRSGRVVAVEALLRWHHPVRGRIPPVEFIPMAEKLGLIRRIDQWVLQAACRQLAEWDHLGLPPLRMAVNVSAHWFGQANFVDDIRALLESQRLAAERLMLEITEGAILRLGEEMERTLHALHALGVGVAIDDFGTGYSSMSYLKMRAIAYLKIDQSFVAGLPEDESDGAIVETMLTLCRKLGISPIAEGIETEEQHRFLLRAGCTEGQGYLYSRPIEPEEIVQLMTVGKRQGNSHLRLVPPEV from the coding sequence ATGGATTCCATCCGTAGCACCTCGCTAAGACCGCTGGAACGACGCTTGAGGCCACTGGCCTATGGGCTGGTGGCCGTCATCGGCCTGATCCTCTTGTTTACCTGGGGAGCACTCCAGGTCCAGGTCACTCTCGCCGGGTTTCTCAACGGCGAGAGTGTCTGGAGCAAGGCGCAGAAGCAGGCGGTGATCGACCTTTCCATCTATGCGGAAACCGGCAATGCCGAACGCCTTGCCGCATTCGAAGACAATTACGGACTGCTGATGTCCGATGGCTGGGCGCGCGATGCGATCGCGTCCGGCACCTATGATCGTGGGGAGGTGGATCGCGCGTTCGAGCGCGGGAAGATCATGCCCCAGGCCAAGCCCGGCATGATCTTCATGCTGCGCTGCTGCACCCACGTATCGCACATGCACGAGGCGGTCGCCGTATGGCGCGCGGCGGACGTTCCGCTGAAGCAGCTGGGCGCGATCGCCGACGAGCTCAAGCAGGCGGCGAGGCACGGGTCGCCGGACGAGCCTGAAACCGCGCGGAGGCTCGCGCGCATCAACGCCCTCAACGACGAACTGGAGCCGCTGACCAAGCGTTTCTCGCTCGAGGTCGCGCAGGGCGCCATGTGGCTGGGGCGCGTGCTGTTCGGCAGCGTGGTGCTGGTCGCCAGCCTCGCGCTGCTGCTGTGGCTGGTGATGGCGCGACGCATCCTGATCGGCATTCGCGGTACCGAAGAGCGTTACAGCCTGCTGTTCGACAGCGCGGCGGACGCCATCGTCATGGTGGACGAAGCGACCGGGCGGATCCTCGGCGCCAACCGCACGGCGATGCAGTGGACCGGGCTGAGCATGGAAGCGCTGATGGGCAAGGCCTTGCCTGAATTGTTCGTGCCGCTGCTGCACCGTTCCGACGGTGCGGTGACGGGTGAACTGCATACCCGCGATGGCGAGATGCGCCCCGTGGAAATGCGCAGCAGCGTGGCGTACTGGGGTACGCAGAGCGTGCACCAGTCGATCATGCGCGACATCACCGAACGCGTGAGCCTGGAGCAGCAGCGCCGCATCGCCTCCGAGGCCATGGCCAGCATCGCCGAGGGCGTGATCATCGCCGACGCCGACCGGCGCGTGACGCGGGTGAATGCGGCGCACATCCGCATGACCGGCTTCACCGCGCAGGCGCTGCAGGACGTGCGCTTCGACGACCTGCGCTGCATGCCGGACGGCTCGCCGCTGCCCGATTCCGTGTGGGAGACGATCTACACGGAAGGCAATTGGGTCGGCGAAGTGCGTACGCGTCGCATGGACGGCACGACCTATCCCGAATGGCTCAGCATCAGCGCCATCCGCGAGGCGGAAGGGCAGGTGCAGCACTACGTGGCCGTGATCAACAACATCAGCACCGCCAAGGCCAACGAACAGCGCCTGCAGTACATGGCCGCGCACGATCCGCTCACCGGCCTGGCCAATCGTGCGGAGTTCGAGCGGCGCTGCGTGCAGGCGGTGGCGGCAGCCGAACGCGATCGCGGCATGATCGCCGTGCTGTTCATCGACCTGGACGCGTTCAAGGCCGTGAACGACAGCTACACCCATGCGATCGGCGACCACCTGCTGGTGAAGGTGGCCGAGCGCATCGCCTACGAGCTGGGCGACAAGGGCCTCGCCGGCCGCATCGGTGGCGACGAATTCACCGTGCTGATGGACGACCTCTACACGCGCGAAGAAGCCAGCGCGATGGCCGGGCGCCTGCTCACTGCGCTGGCCGCGCCGGTGGTCGTCGGCGACTACGAGCTCGCGCTGAGCGCGAGCATCGGCATCGCGTGCTACCCGCTGGACGGTACCGACGTGCCCACGCTCATCACCAATGCGGACGCGGCCATGTACGCGGCCAAGACGGAAGAGCGCAACGCCTTCCGCTTCTACTCGCCCCGCATGCAGGCGGATGCCCGTCGTCGCATCGCGCTCGCCTCGGAGCTGCGCAAGGCCTTGGCGGAGGACGAGTTCCACCTGCAGTTTCAGCCCACGGTAGAGATGCGCAGCGGGCGCGTCGTGGCGGTCGAAGCGCTGTTGCGTTGGCATCACCCGGTGCGCGGACGCATCCCGCCCGTGGAGTTCATTCCCATGGCCGAGAAGCTGGGCCTGATTCGCCGCATCGACCAGTGGGTGCTGCAGGCCGCATGCCGGCAACTGGCCGAATGGGACCATCTCGGCCTGCCGCCGCTGCGCATGGCCGTGAACGTGTCGGCCCACTGGTTCGGGCAGGCCAACTTCGTCGACGACATCCGCGCGCTGCTGGAATCGCAGCGGCTGGCGGCCGAGCGGCTGATGCTGGAAATCACCGAGGGTGCGATCCTGCGCCTGGGCGAAGAGATGGAGCGCACGCTGCACGCGCTGCACGCACTCGGCGTCGGCGTCGCCATCGACGATTTCGGCACCGGTTATTCGTCGATGAGCTACCTGAAGATGCGCGCCATCGCCTACCTCAAGATCGACCAGAGTTTCGTGGCGGGCCTGCCGGAGGATGAAAGCGACGGCGCCATCGTGGAAACCATGCTCACGCTATGCCGCAAACTCGGCATCAGCCCGATCGCCGAAGGCATCGAGACCGAGGAGCAGCACCGCTTCCTCCTGCGCGCCGGCTGCACGGAAGGCCAGGGCTATCTCTATTCCAGGCCGATCGAGCCCGAGGAAATCGTGCAGCTAATGACCGTGGGCAAGCGGCAGGGCAATTCGCACCTGCGCCTGGTGCCGCCGGAAGTCTGA
- the msrA gene encoding peptide-methionine (S)-S-oxide reductase MsrA — protein MTIRRFSLFPALAGLLLLAGLGACSLAAGTDAATLPDPAVDAAPQQGDQVAVLAGGCFWGLQSVFEHVKGVKKVWAGYSGGEAGTAQYERVSDGDTGHAESVKILYDPGKVSYGQLLKVYFSVATDPTQLNRQGADVGTQYRSVIFYGNDEQKRVATAYIEQLKAAHAFADPIVTQVAPLKAFYVAEAYHQDYAERHPNEPYILFNDAPKVVHLKQRFPALYRPAEQVVAVDLH, from the coding sequence ATGACCATCCGCCGCTTTTCCCTGTTCCCCGCCCTGGCCGGCCTGCTTCTGCTGGCCGGACTCGGCGCCTGCAGCCTCGCCGCCGGCACTGACGCTGCCACCCTGCCCGATCCCGCCGTGGACGCCGCTCCCCAGCAGGGCGACCAGGTGGCCGTGCTCGCGGGCGGCTGCTTCTGGGGCCTGCAGTCGGTGTTCGAGCACGTGAAAGGCGTGAAGAAGGTCTGGGCCGGTTACAGCGGAGGCGAGGCTGGCACGGCGCAATACGAGCGCGTCAGCGACGGTGACACCGGGCATGCCGAGTCGGTGAAGATCCTCTACGACCCGGGCAAGGTGAGCTACGGGCAACTGCTCAAGGTGTACTTCTCGGTGGCGACCGACCCCACCCAGCTCAACCGCCAGGGCGCGGACGTGGGCACGCAGTACCGCTCCGTCATCTTCTACGGCAACGACGAACAGAAGCGCGTCGCCACGGCGTATATCGAGCAGTTGAAGGCGGCGCATGCGTTCGCCGATCCGATCGTGACGCAGGTGGCGCCGCTCAAGGCGTTCTACGTCGCCGAGGCATATCACCAGGATTACGCCGAGCGCCATCCGAACGAACCCTACATCCTGTTCAACGATGCGCCGAAGGTGGTGCACCTGAAGCAGCGGTTCCCCGCGCTGTATCGCCCGGCGGAACAGGTGGTGGCGGTGGATCTGCACTGA
- a CDS encoding MAPEG family protein, with protein sequence MPVELQVLAWSIVLGLVYVVVATTLSTLQRGLGWNASNRDGDVVPLSGAAARADRATRNFLETFGFFVAAVLAVVLAQRGNAHTVLGVQLYFWARVVYLPVYAIGIPYLRTLVWAASVVGIVLVLGALF encoded by the coding sequence ATGCCGGTCGAACTGCAGGTGTTGGCTTGGTCGATAGTGTTGGGGTTGGTGTATGTGGTGGTGGCGACCACCTTGTCCACGCTGCAACGCGGATTGGGCTGGAACGCAAGCAACCGGGATGGTGACGTGGTGCCGCTGAGCGGCGCCGCGGCACGGGCGGATCGCGCCACCCGGAACTTTCTCGAGACCTTTGGCTTCTTCGTGGCCGCCGTACTCGCCGTAGTGCTGGCGCAACGCGGCAATGCCCATACCGTGCTGGGCGTGCAGCTGTATTTCTGGGCGCGCGTGGTTTACCTGCCGGTGTACGCGATCGGCATCCCTTACCTCCGTACGCTGGTGTGGGCTGCCTCGGTCGTGGGCATCGTGCTGGTGCTCGGCGCTTTGTTCTGA
- a CDS encoding methylated-DNA--[protein]-cysteine S-methyltransferase, with product MSEVIWYDEMTTPVGVLRLVGDVHGLREIWFERERHPKKPHAGWQRASEPLAYARKQLGEYFAGTRQQFELPLCPHGTPFQKQVWWELARIPYGTTISYGELARRIGQPAAMRAVGAANGRNPLPIVLPCHRVIGANGSLTGFGGGLPTKRYLLSMEDRIARGDLFGAQLRMV from the coding sequence ATGTCCGAGGTCATCTGGTACGACGAAATGACCACGCCCGTGGGCGTGCTGCGCCTGGTCGGCGATGTGCATGGACTGCGCGAGATCTGGTTCGAGCGTGAACGCCATCCGAAGAAACCCCACGCAGGCTGGCAGCGCGCGAGCGAACCGCTTGCCTACGCCAGAAAGCAACTGGGAGAATATTTCGCCGGCACGCGGCAACAGTTCGAGCTGCCGTTGTGCCCGCATGGCACGCCGTTCCAGAAACAGGTGTGGTGGGAGCTGGCGCGCATTCCATATGGCACCACCATCAGCTACGGCGAACTGGCACGGCGCATCGGGCAACCGGCCGCCATGCGCGCGGTGGGCGCCGCGAACGGGCGCAATCCGCTGCCTATCGTGCTGCCCTGCCATCGCGTGATCGGCGCAAACGGCAGCCTCACCGGCTTCGGCGGCGGCCTGCCGACCAAGCGCTATCTGTTGTCGATGGAAGACCGCATCGCTCGCGGCGATCTGTTTGGTGCGCAGCTACGCATGGTCTGA
- the bla gene encoding class A beta-lactamase has protein sequence MRRFPLCLCLCLMAVAVAGQWPQTVMAAEREVAASSETSRLQQALDVAVQRARPGTLGVAVLDMGSGARAGVHTDEAFPMMSVFKAPVAAAVLAQVEEGSLSLEQEVTLARTDLRDGSAVPSIGAQLAAGKTSFTIGRLLRGAVSESDNTAVDALLRVLGGPQKVTAFLQAHGLKGMRVDLGEGGVNEVFNDVRPGQPIPSDESEQAFDQRRERGYRAFLADPRNRSTPAAAVEFLRKLQGGELLSPASTQRLQHLMAEQTLPNRLRAGVPQGVRFAGKSGTSGTQRGRIAAYNDIGILTWPDGQAVIVAAFLSDSAMPAPQRDALFADLARAVARAARP, from the coding sequence ATGAGACGTTTTCCCCTTTGCCTTTGCTTGTGCCTCATGGCTGTCGCCGTGGCAGGCCAGTGGCCGCAGACGGTGATGGCTGCCGAGCGTGAAGTTGCCGCTTCCAGTGAAACCAGTCGACTCCAGCAGGCACTGGATGTGGCGGTGCAGCGGGCAAGGCCCGGCACGCTCGGTGTGGCGGTGCTCGATATGGGCAGCGGTGCGCGCGCAGGCGTGCATACGGACGAAGCCTTTCCCATGATGAGCGTGTTCAAGGCGCCGGTTGCGGCGGCGGTGCTTGCCCAGGTCGAAGAAGGGTCGCTGTCGCTCGAGCAGGAGGTGACGCTGGCGCGTACTGACCTGCGTGACGGCTCCGCCGTGCCTTCGATTGGCGCGCAACTGGCCGCGGGCAAGACAAGCTTCACCATCGGGCGTCTGCTGCGGGGCGCGGTATCGGAAAGCGACAACACGGCGGTGGACGCCTTGTTGCGCGTGTTGGGCGGGCCGCAGAAAGTGACGGCGTTCCTGCAGGCGCATGGCCTCAAGGGCATGCGGGTGGATCTGGGCGAAGGCGGCGTCAACGAAGTCTTCAACGACGTGCGGCCCGGGCAGCCGATTCCGTCGGACGAAAGCGAACAGGCCTTCGACCAGCGTCGCGAGCGAGGCTATCGGGCGTTCCTCGCCGATCCACGCAATCGCAGCACGCCGGCGGCTGCGGTCGAGTTCCTGCGCAAGCTGCAGGGCGGCGAACTGTTGTCGCCGGCATCGACGCAGCGCCTGCAGCACCTGATGGCCGAGCAGACCCTTCCCAATCGCCTGCGCGCCGGTGTCCCGCAGGGCGTGCGTTTCGCCGGCAAGAGCGGCACGTCGGGTACGCAGCGGGGACGCATAGCGGCGTACAACGACATCGGTATCCTGACCTGGCCGGACGGGCAGGCCGTGATCGTGGCCGCCTTCCTGAGCGACTCGGCCATGCCTGCGCCTCAGCGCGACGCGCTGTTTGCCGACCTGGCTCGCGCGGTGGCCCGGGCCGCACGACCGTAG